CGGATTTTTATAGACTGCACGGGCAATCAGGATTCTTTGTCGTTGCCCCTGACTAATTCCATTGCCCGCTGCCCCGATTTTGGTATTTAATCCCAGCGGCAGTTCCTCAATAAAATTACTGATGTTCGCTATTTTCATGGCATGGAGTAATTTGGTCATATCCGGATACTCATCACCAACGGCAATATTCCGGGCAATGGTATCAGAAAAGATAAAGCCATCCTGCATCACAATTCCACATCTTCCTCTCCAATACCGGTAACCAATCTGATTTAAATAGGTGCTGCCCACTTTAATGTCTCCTTTCTGAGGTTCATAAAACCTGAGCAGCAATTTTAAAATAGTGGTCTTCCCACTGCCGCTCATCCCAACAATAGCTGTGGTTTTTCCTTCCGGGATGCTCAGTGAAATATTTTGCAACACCGGCTCATTTCCGGCACCCGGATAACTGAAGGTTAAGTTTTGAAAAGAAATGCCTTTATTTAAAGGTAACTCGGACATAAAAGGTTGATCGATTGGTTCTTCGTCTTCCATCTCATGGATTTCATTTAAGCGCTCCAAACTGATTTTAGCGTCCTGAAACTGCTGTAGAAAACCTAACAACTGTTCGATCGGACTATTGAGCTGACCAACGATATACTGGATCGCCATCATGGCACCAAGGGTAAGCTGCCCGTCAATAACCGCTTTGGTCACAATAAAAGTGATCAGGATATTTTTACCTTCATTGATAAAGAAGGTTCCAAACTGCTGATACTGGCCTAAAGCAAGGCTCTTCACACTAAACCTGAATAAAGAGGCCTGAATCCTTTCCCATTCCCACCTTTTCTGCTGCTCGCAATTGTTCAACTTGATTTCCTGCATTCCACTGATGAGCTGCACAATATTACTCTGGTTTTTGGAAGAGATATCAAAACGTTTAAAATCAAGTTCCCTTCTTTTTTTAAGAAAGAAGACCACCCAGAGGGTATAAACGATGCTGCTGACCAAAAAAATGACGAAGATGGTGACGTTATAATACATCAGCACAAATGCAAAGACAATGAGGTTAAAAAGAGAGAAAACAGTATTTAAAGAAGAACCCGTTAAGAAACTTTGAATCCTTCCCTGATCACTCATCCGTTGCATAATATCACCGGTCATCTTGGTATCAAAGAAACTCATCGGCAGCTTCATGATCTTAATCAGGAAGTCGGTCAGAATAGAAATATTGATCCGGGTACTGATGTGCAGCAAAATCCAGGATCGGATGAAATCAATGCTCAATCGACCTAAAAAGAGCATTGTCTGAGCAATAACAATGATATAGACGAAATTCAGGTTACGCGAATTTATCCCGACATCTACCAGCGACTGCGTTAAAAAAGGCAGGATTAACTGTAATATACTTCCTACACCCAGGCCAACAAACAATTGGAGGAGCAGTTTTTTATATTTGCTCAGATAACCCAGCATATAAGTTAAACTCATTCCTTTATCCGGATCTCCACCTTGCGTATAAAAGTCGGGTGCCGGAGAAAGCATCAAAACTACGCCTTCAGCATGACCATCATTCTGAGTGCTGATCCAATGCGTTTTTAGTTCCTGCTCGGTATAGGCAATAAGCCCCTTGGCAGGATCTGCAATGAGGTAGTTTTTTCCTTTTAAATTGGTTTTTGAAGGAACTTTATATAATACCACAAAGTGGTTCTGGCTCCAGTGCAGAATACAGGGCATTTCAACTTCGGTGAGCTGTTCAAGACTGATTCTGACACCGGTAGTACGGAATCCAATCTTTTCTGCGGCCTCGCTGATTCCAAGTAAGGAGACTCCTTCCCGGTTGATTCCTGAAATTTCACGCAAACGCTGTAAACTATAGTTACGGCCAAAATGTTTTGCAATCATGCGTAAACAGGTCGGCCCACAGTCCATTTGGTCTGGTTGTTTATAAAAAGGGAATTTTTTCAAGAGCTACAGCATTTATGACATTTAAAATCCTAATAATAAGTTAAACAGGATATTTCCTCTCTCAACTTTTCTTAGTGTTTTAAATATATATAAATTAATGTGACTATGGCAAATAATATTCCTGATGACAGAAAAAGAATTGCGATATAGAAAAATTAAAAACTGTTCTGCTATAATATGGTTCTCTTATTTCTCAATAACCCGGCTTCTATGATGCTACAAAAATGAAGGTCACAACAAGTCCAGGAAAGGACATTTCAAGATGGAAATGAGGCTAAAAGAGTAATGTATTTGGCTGAATTCAACAAAGAAAACCGGTCGTCCTAACCGGTTTTCTTTGTTGAACAGCAGTTAAATATTAAAAAGTACAGGCGATTTTACCGTATACATAACGACCGCTAAAGCCAAACTGGCTGATCGCCCTTGGGAATAAAAACCTTCCGTTAGAGGTATTGTCCAGGCCACCTGAGTAATTACTGCCGGAAACACCACTTAAATTATATTCATTATTCCGTGGATCGATGTATAATTTATCAGGATACACATCAAAGATGTTATTTGCACCTACAGTTACGGTTAAGGCCTTACTTGGTGCATAACTGATAGAAAAATCGCTCACCCATTT
This region of Pedobacter steynii genomic DNA includes:
- a CDS encoding peptidase domain-containing ABC transporter; translation: MKKFPFYKQPDQMDCGPTCLRMIAKHFGRNYSLQRLREISGINREGVSLLGISEAAEKIGFRTTGVRISLEQLTEVEMPCILHWSQNHFVVLYKVPSKTNLKGKNYLIADPAKGLIAYTEQELKTHWISTQNDGHAEGVVLMLSPAPDFYTQGGDPDKGMSLTYMLGYLSKYKKLLLQLFVGLGVGSILQLILPFLTQSLVDVGINSRNLNFVYIIVIAQTMLFLGRLSIDFIRSWILLHISTRINISILTDFLIKIMKLPMSFFDTKMTGDIMQRMSDQGRIQSFLTGSSLNTVFSLFNLIVFAFVLMYYNVTIFVIFLVSSIVYTLWVVFFLKKRRELDFKRFDISSKNQSNIVQLISGMQEIKLNNCEQQKRWEWERIQASLFRFSVKSLALGQYQQFGTFFINEGKNILITFIVTKAVIDGQLTLGAMMAIQYIVGQLNSPIEQLLGFLQQFQDAKISLERLNEIHEMEDEEPIDQPFMSELPLNKGISFQNLTFSYPGAGNEPVLQNISLSIPEGKTTAIVGMSGSGKTTILKLLLRFYEPQKGDIKVGSTYLNQIGYRYWRGRCGIVMQDGFIFSDTIARNIAVGDEYPDMTKLLHAMKIANISNFIEELPLGLNTKIGAAGNGISQGQRQRILIARAVYKNPEYIFFDEATNALDANNEKTIMENLETFFKGRTVVVVAHRLSTVRNADNIIVLDKGLITEQGTHEELTNNKGEYYELVRNQLELGA